A genomic stretch from Scomber scombrus chromosome 8, fScoSco1.1, whole genome shotgun sequence includes:
- the guk1b gene encoding guanylate kinase 1b: MSGPRPVVLSGPSGAGKSTLMKRLIKDHEGVFGFSVSHTTRNPRPGEEDGKDYHYTTKEAMQEGIERGDFIENAEFSGNMYGTSKAAIEDVQAQNLICILDVDIQGVNRIKETDLNPIYISIQPPSMEILEKRLRDRQTETEESLQKRLEAARIDMELSKEPGVFDVIIINDDLERAYEELKEILDEEIKKVQEAKS; the protein is encoded by the exons ATGTCAGGACCGAGGCCCGTGGTGTTGAGTGGCCCCTCTGGAGCTGGGAAGAGCACTCTGATGAAGAGGCTAATCAAGGATCACGAAGGCGTTTTTGGATTCAGCGTGTCAC ACACAACGAGAAACCCTCGACCAGGAGAGGAAGATGGCAAAG ACTACCACTACACAACAAAAGAGGCCATGCAGGAGGGCATTGAAAGGGGCGACTTCATTGAGAATGCTGAGTTTTCTGGCAACATGTACGGAACAAG TAAAGCTGCCATCGAAGATGTGCAGGCCCAGAACCTAATCTGCATCCTGGATGTGGACATCCAGGGGGTGAACAGGATTAAAGAGACTGACCTGAACCCCATCTATATCTCCATCCAGCCTCCCTCCATGGAAATCCTG GAAAAACGTCTGAgggacaggcagacagagacgGAGGAGAGTCTACAGAAACGACTGGAAGCTGCACGCATTGATATGGAGCTCA GTAAGGAGCCAGGAGTGTTTGATGTTATTATCATCAACGATGATTTAGAGAGGGCCTACGAGGAGTTGAAAGAAATCCTTGACGAA GAAATCAAAAAAGTTCAGGAGGCCAAATCATAA